The Oryza sativa Japonica Group chromosome 11, ASM3414082v1 DNA window AAATAATCTCCAGCAGCAGCCAAAGCTTGCTGCACTACCACCACTAAACCGGCCGGTAATAATTTATCATATGACACTTTGATGTCTTAATAAAGTCAATATTGTTTGTTTTGTCACAAGTGGTGTAGCCAATAATCCTTCTTTGTTACAAACATAGGCCATATGATACTATATAGCTTAAAAGTTATGAAGTTCATTCTTATGGTCTTATTGAAATGAAATCTTTTTACACCATATTTTATTATTGGTATCTGTGCACTAGAAAAAGGAACATAAAGAGTCCTGTAATGGTGTAGAGTTTTTACCGTGTACTACTAAAATTATAGTCCTTATGGCTTCAATGCTTATTATCAATGATCTGAAATCTTCATAGATTCTGAAGCTATCACCATTAACTCTACTCTTCATAATATTGTACAGCAGGATATGAGGAACGGGCCGCCTTATCCTCAGCCAGATAATTTAGGGGCTTTTAACATGGGACCTCCACATTCAGTGCCAAATTTGCATAACCATGGTCCGTTTCCTGAAGCTTCAATGAGGCCTCCGTCCAGAATGTTTGCTCCCCCAAATTTTCCGAGCATTGCTTCAGCTGACGCATATCGTCAACACCATGAAGTCACTGCAGTGGTAATCACTAATGGTCCAATTTGCACTATATTATGTCAAAACAATTGAATCACACTTCAGAACTTCAAATATCTTGCAACATGATATTTCTGTTTCTCTTTGTATTTCTTGTCAATAGATTTTAGCGTTCTGTTCCAAGTGTGACTAATAAGCTTTAAATATCCAATGACATGTTATCTTCTAACCTTTACAAGACAAAGATAATGAAATTGTTTTTTGTAGCATACCCAAATCTGAGTATCTGGCATGTCAAATGTGGTGTGCGGTTACATATATGTCTGATCAATCCTGGCAATCACATCTCCTAATAGAGAAATGGGAGGGATGCAAATATTTCTATATTCTTATTAGATTTTCTAACATGCCCTGCATAAAGACAATAGTTATAAAATACCACAACTCATGTGTATTTGTAGATACATCTTTGATCAATGTAATTGAGGAAAACGAATGGTATAGTCATATAGCTGGTTTTACCTGTCAATCTTGTTTTTGATAATCGCCCTTAAGTTTGTAGCTTATCTTGAGCACTTTTTGGATAGCAACTGTTACTTTTCTGTCTTGTCATATATTAGGTTCCTTTGGTACCCTTGTGTAGTCCATTATTTATATAATAATTCCTGGAATGGCTCTCCGCTACTCTCTGAAAAAGTAACAAGTACTAGACATTGTTTGTAGTACTTCCCTGTATATTGAACCCAAGAGATTTGTAGTTGGCCATAATTTGGTTGATCTGCTGTTCATGtacaattcagaaaaaaaataaagattgtGGAGCTTAGAATCCATTGTTGTGTTTTCATGTGCATGCTCAACATTTCTACTATTGCATCTTCATTTTTCTAGTTGAGTTGGTATATCAATGTTATCTgctttatttttcatttactgTAAAACCTTTTCACATGCTATCCTGTTTCTAAAATTTTCAGGGTGAGAATGTGCCTCCTCCATTTATGACATTCGAGGCTACTGGATTCCCTCCAGAGATCTTGCAAGAGGTATGTTTTCTTTGGAGTTGCACTGTGCCACTAGTGCATGGTAAATTGTTAATATAGAAATTCTTGTCGGCATGGACCATTAGAAAGATTTCTTAGGAGTGAAGATTAATTTTTGAATAGCAAAGACAGCAACTTCTTATGCTGACATATAATTTAACAACTAGTGCCATCTTGTGGGCATTGTAGTGGCATACTTGTGGCTGTTTTCTGCTGACAAGTATTGGAAAGATTGGTGTTCTTTCAGATTATATAAAATGTGGCTGAGGTTTCCTGCTTCTAGTCTCTGCCACTGTGAATCTACAAAGAGCCCCTTCATGTCTTGAGTTGCTTAAGTAAGCAGCCATAATCACTTAGGATAGCATTTTCCTTTTTGTCATTATAGACAACATTTATTTACTTGGCACTATGCGCATAATATGTAAAATGGTGGAGATGCACATATGCTAATGATTCTTACTTCATTTTGTGATTTCAGATCCATGCAGCTGGCTTCTTAAACCCCACTCCAATTCAAGCTCAAACATGGCCTGTTGCACTGCAAAATCGGGACATAGTAGCTATTGCCAAGACAGGATCAGGGAAGACGCTGGGGTACCTTATTCCTGCTTTTATACATCTTAGGCGATACCAAAACAACCCAATGTTGGGCCCTACAGTGTTAGTTTTGGCCCCTACCCGAGAGCTTGCTTCACAAATACAAGACGAAGCAGTCAAGTTTGGTCGATCATCTAGAGTCTCCTGCACTGTAAGTTctgacttgttttttttttttaatatgaattCACATGCTTAATCTGTCTTGATGAAAAAATACGCTGGAATTTTGGACTCTTGTTTGTTCTCCATAAGTTTTGATGTTACTTACGTTTTTGACACATGTAGTTTGAGTctgattcttaaaaaaaaaggaagaaaaagaaaatctctgGAGAAGCAAATTGTTCTTGTAATGGCATATTGGCGTTGCATGAACGTGCGCACCAAATAATAATTCTGCTGTTATCCTATTTAGTATCTTACCTTGTAGATAATGTGCAGTATGTCATCTGTTCTGTTATTAGATGGCACACCTCATTTCTTGATGCGATGTTGATTATTGGTCTATATATTATCAGTGTCTGTATGGGGGGACTTCAAAGGGCCTTCAGCTAAGAGAACTTGAGCGTGGAGCAGATATTGTCGTTGCAACTCCTGGACGTCTTAATGATATCCTGGAGATGAGGAAGATTAGTCTCCATCAAGTTTCAtttcttgtgcttgatgaggCTGACCGTATGCTTGATATGGGTTTTGAGCCACAAATACGTAAGATTGTGGATGAGATTCCTCGAAACAGACAGACTCTGATGTATACGGCCACTTGGCCAAAGGAAGTTACAAAAATTGCTGGGGATTTACTGAAAGATCCTGTTCAGGTTAATATTGGTAGCATTGATGAACTCGTTGCCAACAAATCCATCACACAGGTATTTATATAATCAAATATAGGGTCCTTGTTATGCCGTTTTAAATGGCCTTTCTTCTTTTGGTAATTCAGTTCTAAGGTTACCTCCTGTGTGTGGATGCAGTATGTAGAGGTGGTTCCACCATTGGACAAGCAGCGGCGATTGGAGCAGATACTTAGAGCTCAAGAAAGGGGCTCTAAGGTCATCATATTCTGCTCAACCAAGAAAATGTGTGACCAGCTTGCTCGTGACATTGGTCGTAGTTTTGGTGCTGCAAGTATTCATGGTGATAAATCACAGGCTGAAAGGGATAATGTTCTGAATCAGTTTCGCACTGGCAGAGCTCCAATATTAGTAGCCACAGATGTTGCTGCTCGTGGGCTTGACATCAAAGATATCAGGTGAGGCTTTCTCATTGTCACAAGTTAAAGTCTTCTGGTGTTCGTGTTGTCTCATCACTTACAAGTACTTTAcgatattcatattttatcaattGTTCAACTCACTGAGACTTCACATGTGTTTCTCAGAGTAGTGATCAATTATGACTTTCCCACTGGGATCGAGGACTATGTTCACCGTATAGGGCGTACAGGAAGGGCTGGGGCAACTGGAGTCTCATATACTTTCTTTTCTGAACAAGATTGGAAATATGCTGGTGATTTGGTGAAAGTCTTGGAAGGTGCTAATCAGCATGTCCCTCCAGAGTTGCAAGAGATGGCTGCAAGAGGTGCAGCTGGAGCTCCAAGAAATCAAGCTGGTGGGATGAGCCGTTGGGATGgacctggtggtggtggtaacCGTTTTGAATCTGCTGTTGGTATTCCTGGTAGTTATGGTGGAATTAGGGATGGCCCAGGCGGCTTTGGTGGCCGTGATGGCCCAGGCGGTTTTGGTGGACGGGATGGCCCAGGCGGCTTTGGTGGTCGGGATGGCCCTGGGGGTTTTATTGGTCGAGAAGGTCCTGGTGGCTTTGGCGGTCGGGAGGGTCCTGTTGGCTTTGGTGGTCAGGAGAGTCCTGGTGGCTTTGGTGGACGCAAGGGACCTGGTGCCTTTGAAGGTCGAGAGGGTGCTGCTCCTGGTAGCTTTGGTGGGAGAGGTGGTCGTGGACCTGGTGGTTTTGGTGGCAGAGGTGGAGGAAGTCCTGGTGGTTTTGGTGGCCGTGGTGGCAGGGGTGATTCTCATGGTTTTGGTGGACGTGGGAGGGGTGACTTTTCTGGCTTTGGTGGACGTGGCAGGGGTGATTCTTCTGGCTTTGGTGGACGAGGCCGTGGTGATTTCTCTGGTGGACGTGGTGGGAGAGGGCGTGGATTTGGAGGGCGTGGACGATCTGACCGAGGCCCACATGACCGTTTTATCTCAGATGGACGTGGAAGATACGATAACCGCCGAGGATTTGGTGGCAAGGGTCGGGACCGGAGCTACAGCCGCAGCCCAGATAGAGGCCGCTCGCGAGGCTATGACCGAAGAAGTGGCAGTAGGAGCCTAAGTAGTAGGAGCAGAAGCCGAAGCAGGAGCTGGTCACGTAGTAGGAGCCGCAGCAGGAGCTGGAGCCGGAGCcgtagccgcagccgcagcccaAGTCGCAGCAGGAGCAGAAGCTATGACCAGGGTGCAGGACCGGCACGCAGGCCCCGGCCTAGATCCGGCTTCGATGTCCTGCCACCTGCAACCGGAGCCGGTCCTGCTTCAACCGGTCCTGGGCCTGTAGCTGTACCTGCACCTGGATCAGCAGGTCCTGTTCCCCCGCAGGTACCTGCACAATCACTGGCTGATGCATCTGCAATGTCACCAATGTCACCAGGTGGCCTAGCACAAGAAGGTGCACCGTTCAACGGCGGGAACGATGGCGGCCTCGTCCCAGCACAAGGGGTACTCCCTTTCCAGGGTTCTGATGTAGCAATGCCACCAAATTTTGCTGCAGCTGAAGCGTTTCCAGGCCCGGCAGTTGAGCAGGAAGCCCCTGATGTATAATGAGAATAATAGTCAATCTGTAGCTCAGTGCCCTTTTCTTCCTCATTTTTTCTTAGTCCGGTGTACGATGTAGAATGGTGGTTTTTCCTGCCAAACGGGCTAACATCCTTGGCTGCTGCGACATTATTTGGTCTTTGGAGATATGATGATGACATATGGTTGTATGGTCTTTGCTGTGACGGGAAGAGAAAGATCGAGTGCTCTATTGCAACCGCAATCTGTATTTTGGATGTCTTGCAAAACTGGctagttccttttttttttcatttcaattTCTTTATACTACACCACTGTTCTTGTGGCTTTCAACGCTAGTATTGATGCTGTGTTGCTCCATCAAAAATTGATGGAAAATTGTCCCTCGTTTCGCTCCGGCCTGCCTTGCTGTCCGAACTCATAAGCGTatggcccacttgtcagtgtCACAGTCCTTCCTTCCCTTCATCAGCATATGGCC harbors:
- the LOC4351155 gene encoding DEAD-box ATP-dependent RNA helicase 40 isoform X2: MAATEAATDSSGPRYAPDDPTLPAPWKGLIDGSTLYYWNPDTNETQYERPVAAVPPLPTGPPPVTTTPMPTSASGAFSQPSMQSNQGGQVSQSQQERPGQTVYPQASHLGHQQLQQPTQQSPFQPTAQHQAPFQHSQRAPYQQQQQQMSQQPPAHQYPSTHPQHMPYQHGHYMQPQQQQFQQGPQYSYQVGQQQQMPQAAYNQGQQQPISQAAYNQSQQPAQAVGAYNQGQQPPVSQASYNQSQQPTQAAGAYNQGQQPSMPQASYNQVQPPQMAHATYNQGQQPPGMRIPQGQVQPQQSPGFHQPAQVSQVLQGSQSQGLQMPPQQGQLQHGFHLTTPQGKQPHHGHVGPQLSQVPLGQQSSTLKVDETGVTGGLDGKQTGFSLPLSQQRGQGPVSKQQLPSNHQLSGSHNQPNIPGAGGPSYPAKHHLGGSSPGEANNMNFLSSPAQMHQGGMDTNYRQHPASSPVVPNHIGPSPVRPPMGFKMGSSEDHFERNELYSSGRMDGTNNLQQQPKLAALPPLNRPDMRNGPPYPQPDNLGAFNMGPPHSVPNLHNHGPFPEASMRPPSRMFAPPNFPSIASADAYRQHHEVTAVGENVPPPFMTFEATGFPPEILQEIHAAGFLNPTPIQAQTWPVALQNRDIVAIAKTGSGKTLGYLIPAFIHLRRYQNNPMLGPTVLVLAPTRELASQIQDEAVKFGRSSRVSCTCLYGGTSKGLQLRELERGADIVVATPGRLNDILEMRKISLHQVSFLVLDEADRMLDMGFEPQIRKIVDEIPRNRQTLMYTATWPKEVTKIAGDLLKDPVQVNIGSIDELVANKSITQYVEVVPPLDKQRRLEQILRAQERGSKVIIFCSTKKMCDQLARDIGRSFGAASIHGDKSQAERDNVLNQFRTGRAPILVATDVAARGLDIKDIRVVINYDFPTGIEDYVHRIGRTGRAGATGVSYTFFSEQDWKYAGDLVKVLEGANQHVPPELQEMAARGAAGAPRNQAGGMSRWDGPGGGGNRFESAVGIPGSYGGIRDGPGGFGGRDGPGGFGGRDGPGGFGGRDGPGGFIGREGPGGFGGREGPVGFGGQESPGGFGGRKGPGAFEGREGAAPGSFGGRGGRGPGGFGGRGGGSPGGFGGRGGRGDSHGFGGRGRGDFSGFGGRGRGDSSGFGGRGRGDFSGGRGGRGRGFGGRGRSDRGPHDRFISDGRGRYDNRRGFGGKGRDRSYSRSPDRGRSRGYDRRSGSRSLSSRSRSRSRSWSRSRSRSRSWSRSRSRSRSPSRSRSRSYDQGAGPARRPRPRSGFDVLPPATGAGPASTGPGPVAVPAPGSAGPVPPQVPAQSLADASAMSPMSPGGLAQEGAPFNGGNDGGLVPAQGVLPFQGSDVAMPPNFAAAEAFPGPAVEQEAPDV
- the LOC4351155 gene encoding DEAD-box ATP-dependent RNA helicase 40 isoform X1, whose amino-acid sequence is MAATEAATDSSGPRYAPDDPTLPAPWKGLIDGSTLYYWNPDTNETQYERPVAAVPPLPTGPPPVTTTPMPTSASGAFSQPSMQSNQGGQVSQSQQERPGQTVYPQASHLGHQQLQQPTQQSPFQPTAQHQAPFQHSQRAPYQQQQQQMSQQPPAHQYPSTHPQHMPYQHGHYMQPQQQQFQQGPQYSYQVGQQQQMPQAAYNQGQQQPISQAAYNQSQQPAQAVGAYNQGQQPPVSQASYNQSQQPTQAAGAYNQGQQPSMPQASYNQVQPPQMAHATYNQGQQPPGMRIPQGQVQPQQSPGFHQPAQVSQVLQGSQSQGLQMPPQQGQLQHGFHLTTPQGKQPHHGHVGPQLSQVPLGQQSSTLKVDETGVTGGLDGKQTGFSLPLSQQRGQGPVSKQQLPSNHQLSGSHNQPNIPGAGGPSYPAKHHLGGSSPGEANNMNFLSSPAQMHQGGMDTNYRQHPASSPVVPNHIGPSPVRPPMGFKMGSSEDHFERNELYSSGRMDGTNNLQQQPKLAALPPLNRPQDMRNGPPYPQPDNLGAFNMGPPHSVPNLHNHGPFPEASMRPPSRMFAPPNFPSIASADAYRQHHEVTAVGENVPPPFMTFEATGFPPEILQEIHAAGFLNPTPIQAQTWPVALQNRDIVAIAKTGSGKTLGYLIPAFIHLRRYQNNPMLGPTVLVLAPTRELASQIQDEAVKFGRSSRVSCTCLYGGTSKGLQLRELERGADIVVATPGRLNDILEMRKISLHQVSFLVLDEADRMLDMGFEPQIRKIVDEIPRNRQTLMYTATWPKEVTKIAGDLLKDPVQVNIGSIDELVANKSITQYVEVVPPLDKQRRLEQILRAQERGSKVIIFCSTKKMCDQLARDIGRSFGAASIHGDKSQAERDNVLNQFRTGRAPILVATDVAARGLDIKDIRVVINYDFPTGIEDYVHRIGRTGRAGATGVSYTFFSEQDWKYAGDLVKVLEGANQHVPPELQEMAARGAAGAPRNQAGGMSRWDGPGGGGNRFESAVGIPGSYGGIRDGPGGFGGRDGPGGFGGRDGPGGFGGRDGPGGFIGREGPGGFGGREGPVGFGGQESPGGFGGRKGPGAFEGREGAAPGSFGGRGGRGPGGFGGRGGGSPGGFGGRGGRGDSHGFGGRGRGDFSGFGGRGRGDSSGFGGRGRGDFSGGRGGRGRGFGGRGRSDRGPHDRFISDGRGRYDNRRGFGGKGRDRSYSRSPDRGRSRGYDRRSGSRSLSSRSRSRSRSWSRSRSRSRSWSRSRSRSRSPSRSRSRSYDQGAGPARRPRPRSGFDVLPPATGAGPASTGPGPVAVPAPGSAGPVPPQVPAQSLADASAMSPMSPGGLAQEGAPFNGGNDGGLVPAQGVLPFQGSDVAMPPNFAAAEAFPGPAVEQEAPDV